A window of the Arachis duranensis cultivar V14167 chromosome 5, aradu.V14167.gnm2.J7QH, whole genome shotgun sequence genome harbors these coding sequences:
- the LOC107488031 gene encoding protein SMALL AUXIN UP-REGULATED RNA 12, with protein MSNRKSNKVAQAVVLKQILKRCSSFGMKHNNNEEGLPDDVPKGHFAVYVGENRSRYIVPISWLAHPRFQILLQRAEEEFGFNHDMGLTIPCDEVAFESLTSIIRY; from the coding sequence ATGTCAAACAGAAAATCCAATAAGGTTGCACAAGCGGTTGTTCTGAAGCAGATTCTGAAGAGGTGTTCAAGTTTTGGAATGAAGCATAATAATAATGAAGAGGGTCTCCCTGATGATGTACCAAAAGGTCATTTTGCAGTGTATGTTGGTGAGAACAGAAGCAGGTACATTGTTCCAATATCATGGCTTGCTCATCCACGGTTTCAAATTCTTCTCCAAAGAGCTGAAGAGGAGTTTGGTTTCAATCATGACATGGGACTCACCATTCCCTGTGATGAAGTTGCTTTTGAGTCCTTAACCTCAATTATCAGATATTAA